ACCTGGTATTGAGACAGAGTTTGCATTTTAACGAAGAACAATTTTTCATTTGCATTGTCAATATTTATTGGTATAATAGACCAAGCATATGAAGACACAACTGGTATTTCACCAGAAGGTCACAAATGAAAAAGGAGGGACTGTTGAGGTTAAAATCTGGGAGCTTCCGCAAACCTCAAAGGATAAACCGCACGGATACCGGTATTCACTCGTCTATATCCTCAACGGTACACGGATAATAGGCTACGATAATGGAGAGAGAAAGGGCGACCACAGGCATTACGGGAATAGAGAAGAGCCGTATAGGTTTATCAGCATTGAAAGGCTATTTGAAGATTTTTACCGTGATATAAGGAGGTGTTCGAGATGAAG
This Pseudomonadota bacterium DNA region includes the following protein-coding sequences:
- a CDS encoding DUF6516 family protein, which translates into the protein MKTQLVFHQKVTNEKGGTVEVKIWELPQTSKDKPHGYRYSLVYILNGTRIIGYDNGERKGDHRHYGNREEPYRFISIERLFEDFYRDIRRCSR